In the Pseudonocardia cypriaca genome, one interval contains:
- a CDS encoding MFS transporter, whose protein sequence is MLPRVVEERRWSGRLICWLAVLTLANRMADTAVTTPLMVLPQMLEHFETDQAAWLNASALLAGAIWSPLLAKSADIFGKRRVLLATIFVSGAGSVICLVATDLGVFLVGRLLQGSAMAVVFLTVALTRQISAPRVAMTAIGIVTSASAVIGIVEPFLMTPLIDRFGFQSVFVVSVALAAAAGLCVRLFVPESPIRSSGSVDVVGALLLGGGLAAVLGYISLGQELGWLTGGMIVLLVAGVAALAAWVVLALRVEEPIVDLRALSRPLVLTLLAVVLAAGSFQSVLQLTGLIAEVSPRLGLGYGLGDAGPVALLFAAPAPGIVLGGTFAGWLAGRIGPARTLLGGIAIGTVATFGMLAGVSSFPIAIASVGLLGMAAGAVGTSGFNLATALAPPERHGVVSGLVSVMLSLGGVVVTVASTAVLNATATVVDGAPQNSATGVYLYVLIAGVLFALATVTAWVLVRKRFAAGRAPGSRGRHARVTG, encoded by the coding sequence GTGCTGCCTCGGGTGGTCGAGGAGCGCCGGTGGAGCGGGCGCCTCATCTGCTGGCTGGCCGTTCTCACCCTCGCCAACCGCATGGCCGACACGGCCGTCACCACTCCCTTGATGGTCCTGCCGCAGATGCTCGAGCACTTCGAGACGGACCAGGCCGCGTGGCTGAACGCGAGCGCGCTGCTGGCGGGAGCCATCTGGTCACCGTTGCTCGCGAAGAGCGCCGACATCTTCGGCAAGCGCCGGGTGCTACTGGCGACGATATTCGTCTCGGGCGCGGGCTCGGTGATCTGCCTCGTCGCGACCGACCTCGGGGTCTTCCTGGTGGGGCGGCTCCTCCAGGGTTCTGCGATGGCCGTGGTGTTCCTCACGGTGGCGCTCACGCGCCAGATCAGCGCCCCGCGGGTGGCGATGACCGCCATCGGGATCGTGACGTCCGCCTCCGCGGTCATCGGGATCGTCGAGCCGTTCCTGATGACCCCGCTCATCGATCGGTTCGGCTTCCAGAGCGTGTTCGTCGTGTCGGTCGCCCTGGCCGCGGCTGCCGGGCTGTGCGTTCGCCTGTTCGTCCCGGAGTCGCCGATCCGCAGCAGCGGCAGCGTCGACGTGGTCGGGGCGCTGCTGCTCGGGGGTGGCCTCGCGGCGGTGCTCGGCTACATCAGCCTCGGGCAGGAGCTCGGGTGGCTGACCGGGGGCATGATCGTCCTGCTCGTGGCCGGTGTCGCCGCCCTCGCCGCTTGGGTGGTCCTGGCCCTGCGGGTCGAGGAGCCCATCGTCGACCTCCGGGCGCTGAGCAGGCCGCTCGTGCTGACCCTGCTGGCCGTGGTGCTCGCCGCGGGCTCGTTCCAGAGCGTGCTGCAGCTGACGGGCCTCATCGCCGAGGTGTCGCCACGACTGGGGCTCGGGTACGGGCTGGGCGACGCCGGTCCGGTCGCGCTGCTGTTCGCGGCACCGGCACCGGGCATCGTGCTCGGTGGCACGTTCGCCGGGTGGCTCGCCGGCCGGATCGGCCCCGCACGGACCCTCCTCGGCGGTATCGCGATCGGGACGGTCGCAACCTTCGGGATGCTGGCGGGGGTGTCGTCGTTCCCGATCGCGATCGCCTCGGTCGGGCTGCTCGGGATGGCCGCAGGCGCGGTCGGCACCTCCGGGTTCAACCTGGCGACCGCCCTCGCGCCGCCCGAGCGGCACGGCGTGGTCTCCGGTCTGGTGTCGGTCATGCTCTCCCTCGGAGGTGTCGTCGTCACCGTCGCCTCGACGGCGGTGCTCAACGCCACCGCCACCGTGGTGGACGGCGCCCCGCAGAACTCGGCGACCGGCGTGTACCTCTACGTCCTCATCGCGGGGGTGCTGTTCGCCCTCGCCACGGTGACCGCGTGGGTGCTGGTGCGGAAGCGGTTCGCCGCGGGGCGGGCGCCGGGGAGTCGGGGGCGTCATGCCCGGGTGACGGGGTGA
- a CDS encoding FAD-dependent monooxygenase, translated as MKILVSGAGVAGLAGALDLGARGHDVTVVEYARRLRVKGTPIDIRGDAIEIVDRMGLLAKVREQRIRMSEANQFVDADGRPVASIPMAVVSDSDDDIEIARGDLVHILADALPDTATIRFGDSMEALTDDGDGVDVHFRSGRAERYDLVLGADGQHSAVRGLVFGPEQDYLRHLGVYIALANLPGETGPDGVTLYNVPGRMVGIARFKGMALASFTFRSEWLDFDHRDLDAQKKILVDAFAGHTSWKIPQLLDAARADPELFFDSASQIHMPSWHHGRVALVGDAGHCAAFLSGRGTSLALTGAWFLAEELERCGADHAAAFERYEARQRPYVTAAQERVEQGRERQTPLTWEAIAARNERLRASNAAAR; from the coding sequence GTGAAGATCCTCGTGTCCGGAGCCGGCGTCGCCGGGCTCGCCGGCGCACTCGACCTCGGCGCCCGCGGCCACGACGTCACCGTCGTCGAGTACGCCCGCAGGCTGCGGGTGAAGGGCACACCCATCGACATCCGGGGCGACGCCATCGAGATCGTCGACCGGATGGGCCTGCTCGCGAAGGTCCGAGAACAGCGGATCCGGATGAGCGAGGCCAACCAGTTCGTCGACGCCGACGGTCGGCCGGTGGCCAGCATCCCGATGGCGGTGGTGAGCGACTCCGACGACGACATCGAGATCGCCCGCGGGGACCTGGTGCACATCCTCGCCGACGCGCTCCCGGACACGGCGACGATCCGCTTCGGCGACTCGATGGAGGCGCTGACCGACGACGGCGACGGCGTCGACGTGCATTTCAGGTCCGGTCGCGCCGAACGGTACGACCTGGTGCTCGGTGCCGACGGCCAGCACTCCGCGGTACGCGGGCTGGTGTTCGGGCCCGAGCAGGACTACCTGCGCCACCTCGGTGTCTACATCGCACTCGCCAACCTCCCCGGCGAGACCGGGCCGGACGGCGTCACCCTGTACAACGTCCCCGGCCGGATGGTGGGCATCGCCCGGTTCAAGGGCATGGCGCTGGCGTCGTTCACCTTCCGCTCTGAGTGGCTCGACTTCGACCACCGCGACCTGGACGCCCAGAAGAAGATCCTCGTCGACGCCTTCGCGGGCCACACGTCGTGGAAGATCCCCCAGCTGCTCGACGCGGCCCGCGCCGACCCCGAGCTCTTCTTCGACTCCGCGAGCCAGATCCACATGCCGTCCTGGCACCACGGCCGCGTCGCCCTCGTCGGGGACGCCGGGCACTGCGCGGCCTTCCTCTCCGGCCGGGGCACCTCGCTCGCGCTCACCGGCGCCTGGTTCCTCGCCGAGGAGCTGGAACGGTGCGGAGCGGACCACGCCGCCGCGTTCGAACGGTACGAGGCCCGGCAGCGTCCGTACGTCACCGCGGCCCAGGAGCGGGTCGAGCAGGGCCGCGAGCGCCAGACGCCGCTCACCTGGGAGGCCATCGCCGCGCGCAACGAGCGCCTTCGAGCGTCGAACGCCGCAGCACGGTGA